The Thermodesulfobacteriota bacterium DNA segment ATGGGGCGGAAGCGCACCGCGCCCGCGTCGATCACCGCCCGGTCCAGCGGCATCCCCTGCGAGAGGCGCAGCTCCACGAAATCCACGAGGATGATGGAGTTGCGCACGACGATCCCCGCCCCCGCGATGAAGCCGATCATCGACGTTGCCGTGAAGAACGCGCCCATGAGGCCGTGCGCCGGCAGGATCCCGACGAGGGAGAACGGGATCGCGGCCATGATGGCGAGCGGCGTCCGGAACGACTGGAACCACCCCACGACTAGGATGTAGATCAGCACCAGCACCGCGGCGAACGCCAGCCCCAGGTCGCGGAAGACCTCGTAGGTGATGTGCCACTCGCCGTCCCACTTCATGGAGAACTTCCGGTCGCTTTCGGGCAGCCCCGCCACGTGCCGCTCCAGCCGGTACCCCGCGGGGATCGCCAGGTTGTCGAGCGCGCGGTTCAACTCCAGGATGGCGTACACCGGGCTCTCCACTTTCCCCGCCACGTCGGCCGTGACGTAGACGACCGGCATCAGGTTCTTGTGGTAGATGCTCTTCTCGGCGATCTCCTCCCGGACCCGCACCAGCTCGCCGAGTGGGACGGCGTTCCCCCCGCGCCCCGTAAGCCGGACGCTCTTGAGCCCCTCGAGGCGCGAACGGTCCGCCCGCGGGAGCCGCAGCACGATCGGCACGTCCTCCTTCTCCTCCGGCCGGTGGAGGAGCCCCGCGGTCGTTCCCGAAACCGCCAGGCGCAGCGTCTCCGCAACCTGCTCCGTGGAGACGCCGTGCAGGGCGGCCTTCGCCTGGTCGACCTCGAAGCGGTAGCGCGGCTGGTCGTCCTCGACGTACCAGTCCGTGTCCACCACGCCTTCCGTGCGCTCGAAGATCCCCTTGATCCTGCGCGCGACGTCGATCTGGCCGGCGTAATCCGGACCGTACACCTCGGCCACCAGCGTCTGCAGGACCGGCGGTCCCGGGGGGACCTCGGCGATCTTCGCGTTGGCGCCGTGGCGGGCCGCGGCCGCCTGGAGGGCGGGACGCACCCGCACGGCGATCTCGTGGCTCTGGCTCCCGCGCTCCCCCTTCGGGACCAGGTTCACCTGGAGGTCCGCCTCGTGCGGCCCCCGGCGCAGGAAGTAGTGCCGGACCAGGCCGTTGAAGTTGTAGGGCGAGGCGGTTCCCGCGTAGATCTGGTAGTCCTTCACCTCGGGGACGGCGGCGACCACCGCGCCGATGTCCCGCGCGGCAGCCACCGTCTGCTCGAGCGTCGATCCTTCCGGCAGGTCGACCACGACCTGGAATTCGCTCTTGTTGTCGAACGGCAGCATCTTCACCTTGACCCACCCGAGGGCGACCAGCGAGACGGATCCCAGCAGCAGCGCGGCGACGAGGAGCAGGAATCCGTAGCGCCACACGGGACGATGCAGGAGGCGGTCCATCAATCTACGGTAGAGCCGGGTCCAGTAGCCTTCCTCCGCGTGGCTGTCGTCGCTTTCGTCCCTGCGCAGCAGCCGGACGCCCGCCCACGGGGTGACGATGAAGGCCACCAGGAGGGAGAAGAGCATCGCCGCCGTGGCCCCCACGGGGATGGGCCGCATGTAGGGGCCCATCAGCCCCCGGACGAAAGCCATCGGGAGAATGGCGCCGATCACGGCGAACGTGGCCAGGATCGTCGGGTTGCCCACCTCGTCCACCGCCTCGACCGCGACGTCGAGCACGGGGCGGCCGCGGTTCTCCGGCATCCGGTAGTGGCGCACGATGTTCTCCACCACCACGATCGCGTCGTCCACGAGGATGCCGATGGAGAAGATCAGGGCGAACAGCGTCACCCGGTTCAGGGTGTATCCCGTGAGGTAGAAGACGGCCAGGGTGAGGGCGAGGGTGACCGGGATGGCCGTGGCCACGATCCCCGCCTCCCGCAAGCCCAGCGTGATCCAGATGAGGATCGACACGGAAACGACCGCGATCAGCATGTGGAGGAGCAGTTCGTTCGACTTCTCCGCCGCCGTCTCCCCGTAGTTCCGCGTGACGGTGAGGAGGACATCGCCGGGGAGCAGCGTCCCTTTGACCCCCTCGACCTTCTCGAGCACCCCGTCCGCGATACGGATCGCGTTGGTCCCCTTCCGCTTGGCGACCGATATGGTCACGGCCGGCGCCACGCTCGCGCCTCCGGCCGTCCCGCCCCTGCCGAAGAAGACGTGATCGGCCGGCTCCTCCGGGCCGTCCTGGATCGTCGCAACGTCCCGCAAGTACACGGGGCGTCCTCCCGAAACGCCCGCCACCACGGCCCCGACGTCCTCGGCGCTGCGCAGGAACCCGCCCGTGGCCACCAGGTGTTCCCGGTTGCCGGCGGCGACGGAGCCCGCCGTCAGCTCGCGGTTGGCTTCTCCCAGCATCCGGGCGACCGCAGCGGGGGAGATCCCCCGGGAGGCCATCCGCGCCGGGTCGATGAGCACCCGGAGCTGGCGCCGCTGACCGCCGATGATCTTCACCTCGGAGACGTCCGGCACCGTCTTGATCTGCTCCTGCAGCCGGACGGCGATCCGGCGCAGCGTGAACGGGTCGTGCCGGTCCGAGGACAGCGTGAGCGCCAGGATGGGGACGTCGTCGATGGAGCGCGGCTTGATCAGCGGGTGCGATACGCCGGGGGGCACGAGGTCGAAGTTGGCGAACATCTTCTGGTTCAGCCGGACGATGCTGTTCTCCTCGTCCTCGCCCACCTTGAACCGGACGACCGCCATCGCCGCCCCGGGCGACGAGGTGGTGTAGATGTACTCGACGCCGGGGATCTCCCAGAGGAGACGCTCCATCGGGCGGGTGGCCCGCTCCTCCACCTCCTTCGCCGAGTGGCCGGGCACCTGGACGAAGACGTCGATCATCGGGACGATGATCTGCGGCTCCTCCTCGCGGGGGAGCAGGAGCACGCCGCCCAGGCCGAGGAGGACCGACGCAAGGACGATCAGCGGGGTGAGGCGCGACGCGATGAACGCGGCCGCGATCCGCCCCGCGATCCCGCGGCGCCGATCCTTGTCGGGACCTGTCATTTCCCCGCCCCGGCGACCGCGCCGTCGAAGAGGCGGTCCAGCGGCGAGACGGCGACCCGCGCTCCCTCCGCGAGCCCCGAGAGCACCTCGACCCGGTCGCCGAACTCGGCGCCCGTGGCGATGACCGCCAGGCGGACCACGTTATCGTTCCCGATGACGAACGCCCCTTCCGAGCCGGCCGAGCGGACGACCGCGCGCTTCGGCACCGCCAGGACGGTCCCCTTCCCGGCGCCGAACCGGAGCCGGCCGGACTGCCCGGTGCGCGCCTTCCCCGCCGGCAGCTCCGCCTTCACGACGAATGTCCGCGTCGCCGGGTCGACCGCGGGGACGACCTCCGTAACCGGGACGCGCAGCTCCCGGTCCGCGGCGTCGTCCAGCGTGACGCGCACGGAAGAACCGCGCTTGAGCGTGGAAAGGTACTCCTCGGAGACGGGCGCCTCGATCCGGTGTCGGGACGGGTCCTCCAGCAGGAAGAGAGGGACGCCCGGGACCGCCGTCGATCCCGCGTCCGCCCGCTTCTCGAGCACCACCCCGGAGAACGGGGCGGTCACCTTCGTATAGCCGAGCTGCACCCGGGCGGCGTCGGCCGCCCCCTTCGCCTGGGCGACCCGGCCGTCGATCTGCGCCGCCTTCCGCAGCGCCCGCTCGTGGTCCTTCGCCGCGACGGTGCGCTTCAGCGCGACCTCTTCGTACTCCTGCGGCGTGACCACCTTCTCCTCCAGCAGCTTCCTGTACCGCTCGTGCGTCCTCTCGGCGAGCTCGCGCGCCGCATCCGCCTGGGCGATCGCCCGATCGGCCTCTTCCCTCGCCCCTTCCGCCTCGGCCACCGCCCCTTCCGCGGCCGC contains these protein-coding regions:
- a CDS encoding efflux RND transporter permease subunit, with the protein product MTGPDKDRRRGIAGRIAAAFIASRLTPLIVLASVLLGLGGVLLLPREEEPQIIVPMIDVFVQVPGHSAKEVEERATRPMERLLWEIPGVEYIYTTSSPGAAMAVVRFKVGEDEENSIVRLNQKMFANFDLVPPGVSHPLIKPRSIDDVPILALTLSSDRHDPFTLRRIAVRLQEQIKTVPDVSEVKIIGGQRRQLRVLIDPARMASRGISPAAVARMLGEANRELTAGSVAAGNREHLVATGGFLRSAEDVGAVVAGVSGGRPVYLRDVATIQDGPEEPADHVFFGRGGTAGGASVAPAVTISVAKRKGTNAIRIADGVLEKVEGVKGTLLPGDVLLTVTRNYGETAAEKSNELLLHMLIAVVSVSILIWITLGLREAGIVATAIPVTLALTLAVFYLTGYTLNRVTLFALIFSIGILVDDAIVVVENIVRHYRMPENRGRPVLDVAVEAVDEVGNPTILATFAVIGAILPMAFVRGLMGPYMRPIPVGATAAMLFSLLVAFIVTPWAGVRLLRRDESDDSHAEEGYWTRLYRRLMDRLLHRPVWRYGFLLLVAALLLGSVSLVALGWVKVKMLPFDNKSEFQVVVDLPEGSTLEQTVAAARDIGAVVAAVPEVKDYQIYAGTASPYNFNGLVRHYFLRRGPHEADLQVNLVPKGERGSQSHEIAVRVRPALQAAAARHGANAKIAEVPPGPPVLQTLVAEVYGPDYAGQIDVARRIKGIFERTEGVVDTDWYVEDDQPRYRFEVDQAKAALHGVSTEQVAETLRLAVSGTTAGLLHRPEEKEDVPIVLRLPRADRSRLEGLKSVRLTGRGGNAVPLGELVRVREEIAEKSIYHKNLMPVVYVTADVAGKVESPVYAILELNRALDNLAIPAGYRLERHVAGLPESDRKFSMKWDGEWHITYEVFRDLGLAFAAVLVLIYILVVGWFQSFRTPLAIMAAIPFSLVGILPAHGLMGAFFTATSMIGFIAGAGIVVRNSIILVDFVELRLSQGMPLDRAVIDAGAVRFRPMLLTAAAVIVGASVILFDPIFQGLAISLMAGEVASLLLSRMSVPILYYMSASKSGRIGS
- a CDS encoding efflux RND transporter periplasmic adaptor subunit, with amino-acid sequence MTGYGMRAAAVLSAAFLLAACGGKEAQKAPPARLAVPGVEAITVTAVPRETFVEAVGTVRATRIAAVAPMAMGRLTSVPVSEGSRVAAGAVMATIDDGPARAQLAAAEGAVAEAEGAREEADRAIAQADAARELAERTHERYRKLLEEKVVTPQEYEEVALKRTVAAKDHERALRKAAQIDGRVAQAKGAADAARVQLGYTKVTAPFSGVVLEKRADAGSTAVPGVPLFLLEDPSRHRIEAPVSEEYLSTLKRGSSVRVTLDDAADRELRVPVTEVVPAVDPATRTFVVKAELPAGKARTGQSGRLRFGAGKGTVLAVPKRAVVRSAGSEGAFVIGNDNVVRLAVIATGAEFGDRVEVLSGLAEGARVAVSPLDRLFDGAVAGAGK